A single window of Streptomyces cathayae DNA harbors:
- a CDS encoding DUF4236 domain-containing protein, producing the protein MPLTFRKSFRIFPGVRLNINKRSWSITTGGRRGPRHTVSSTGRRTTSMDLPGPFGWRRTRSTRHTR; encoded by the coding sequence ATGCCACTCACGTTCCGCAAGAGCTTCAGGATCTTCCCGGGGGTGCGCCTGAACATCAACAAGCGCTCCTGGTCCATCACCACCGGCGGGAGGCGCGGCCCGCGCCACACCGTGAGCAGCACGGGACGTCGTACGACATCGATGGATTTGCCCGGACCTTTCGGATGGCGACGCACGCGCAGCACCCGCCACACCAGGTAA